Proteins found in one Nostoc sp. NIES-3756 genomic segment:
- a CDS encoding alpha/beta fold hydrolase: MTHYDALIGEKIHLRRGVNLQVCHSPGADPPMVFIHGGTGNRFNFRMQYEFAQTQGWEVLAYDLAGNGESSRYSRYSIGRHCRDLHRLLQQFGIDLPVLCCHSYGVPIGLEFIQHYPAKAIVAIAGGTHDLAPWWEIPLMKFMAWGGRYLLHLPGVQTVNKFLSTSYRHSVMERFFAENPAPTDFDAYKGLEIFWDYNFFIRHPLPKNLHIPALIITAGKDPMFTAKMGDELASHFDDGTHLHYADAGHLVMAECAELVNEAIANWLNQKVLSIQYSNTIKI; encoded by the coding sequence ATGACTCATTATGATGCACTTATTGGCGAAAAAATTCACCTACGTCGAGGCGTAAATTTACAAGTCTGCCATAGTCCAGGTGCTGATCCTCCGATGGTTTTTATTCACGGAGGAACAGGAAACCGCTTTAATTTTAGGATGCAGTATGAGTTTGCCCAGACTCAAGGCTGGGAGGTTTTAGCTTATGATTTGGCGGGAAATGGTGAGTCTAGTCGTTACTCTCGCTATTCTATCGGGCGGCATTGTCGAGATTTACACCGATTATTGCAACAATTTGGGATTGATTTACCTGTATTATGCTGCCACAGTTATGGGGTTCCTATTGGTTTAGAGTTTATACAACATTATCCAGCGAAAGCAATTGTTGCTATTGCTGGGGGAACTCATGATTTAGCGCCGTGGTGGGAAATTCCCTTGATGAAATTTATGGCTTGGGGTGGCAGATATTTACTACATTTGCCTGGGGTACAAACAGTTAATAAATTTCTCTCAACTTCCTATCGTCACAGTGTGATGGAAAGGTTTTTTGCTGAAAACCCAGCACCTACAGATTTTGATGCCTACAAAGGTTTAGAAATATTTTGGGACTATAACTTTTTTATTCGTCATCCTTTACCTAAGAATCTGCATATTCCCGCTTTAATCATTACTGCGGGAAAAGACCCCATGTTTACTGCCAAGATGGGGGATGAGTTAGCCAGTCACTTTGATGATGGCACTCATTTACATTATGCCGATGCGGGACATTTGGTAATGGCTGAGTGTGCTGAATTAGTGAATGAAGCGATCGCAAATTGGCTAAATCAAAAAGTTTTATCAATTCAATATTCAAACACAATAAAAATATAA
- a CDS encoding alpha/beta hydrolase, which yields MNNKKLQILFLTSISFCLLTLASTAQTPLKTPSTPQPSTENVANRLSFQIETYNSRVMGGNRTYGVSLPPGYTQNPKQRYPVVFLLHGGHGEPTDWFKASKGKALTTLEQLYATGKLPPSIIITPDGNDKRGSSPYRDPDYFDGPNGNVSTAVGNELVQVVKSRYRTLPNPDFWAIGGLSSGGWGAVNVGLNNFNNFSILFSHSGYFQDKSGPANSPITYIKNVPSQVKKRLKIYLDTGSSDRDEVKEGKDFSQELARLNIYHVFREYSGSHTWQYWREHLADSLTFVGEQFKAAQIASTSRNLPNH from the coding sequence ATGAACAACAAAAAACTGCAAATATTATTCTTGACTAGTATTTCCTTCTGTCTTTTAACATTAGCTTCTACAGCGCAAACACCACTAAAAACCCCTTCTACACCACAACCCAGCACTGAGAATGTAGCTAACCGCCTCAGCTTTCAAATAGAAACCTACAACAGCCGAGTCATGGGGGGAAATCGTACCTATGGGGTTTCCCTACCTCCTGGCTACACACAAAACCCAAAGCAACGTTATCCAGTAGTCTTTCTTCTCCACGGTGGACACGGTGAACCTACAGATTGGTTTAAGGCAAGCAAAGGAAAAGCTTTGACAACCTTAGAACAGCTTTATGCTACAGGCAAATTACCACCTAGTATTATCATTACTCCAGATGGTAATGATAAGCGTGGTTCTAGTCCTTATAGAGATCCTGATTATTTCGATGGCCCTAATGGTAATGTTTCGACAGCCGTTGGTAATGAGTTAGTACAAGTGGTTAAAAGTCGCTATCGTACTCTGCCTAATCCTGACTTTTGGGCAATTGGCGGACTATCTTCTGGTGGCTGGGGTGCTGTTAATGTAGGCTTAAATAACTTCAACAATTTTTCAATTTTATTTAGTCATAGTGGTTATTTTCAAGATAAAAGTGGCCCAGCAAATAGCCCAATTACTTATATCAAAAATGTGCCATCACAAGTTAAAAAAAGGTTAAAAATTTATTTAGATACAGGTAGCTCAGATCGTGATGAAGTCAAGGAAGGCAAAGATTTTAGTCAAGAGCTAGCACGCTTAAATATTTATCATGTATTTCGTGAATATTCTGGAAGTCACACTTGGCAATATTGGCGAGAACATTTAGCAGATTCTTTGACTTTTGTGGGTGAACAATTTAAAGCTGCACAAATAGCCAGCACATCTAGAAATCTGCCCAATCACTGA
- a CDS encoding alpha/beta hydrolase, which translates to MKISKIFMGILGAIAILIGGGYYYVFVLGAPQLDPPQEETNTGLKFQLETFNSQAMGTVRNYGVILPPGYSKNAQKRYPVIFLLHGGHDDARAYVDKYAILNILSELYKSKKLPPSIVITPDGNDNRGSSPLYDPDYFDGPHGKIGTLIGSELVQVVKSRYRTLKSPQFWALGGLSSGGWGALNIGLRYLNNFNIFFSHSGYFTDSSGPQNSPQQIVQRLSLDDRKRLRIYLDAGANDTDFLASTKAFHQTLNQLGIANVFYSFPGGHGLSGVDIGWNYFHKHLKDSLAYVGEQFNNSKIK; encoded by the coding sequence ATGAAAATTTCTAAGATTTTCATGGGTATATTAGGTGCGATCGCCATCTTAATCGGTGGTGGCTACTACTATGTATTTGTATTAGGCGCTCCGCAATTAGATCCACCACAAGAAGAAACTAATACTGGTTTAAAATTTCAGTTAGAAACCTTCAATTCCCAAGCAATGGGTACAGTTCGCAATTATGGCGTGATTTTACCCCCTGGTTATAGTAAAAATGCCCAAAAGCGCTATCCTGTTATATTTTTATTACACGGTGGTCATGATGATGCTCGTGCCTATGTTGATAAATATGCAATCTTGAATATATTATCTGAATTATATAAGAGTAAAAAATTACCTCCATCAATTGTAATTACACCTGATGGTAATGACAATCGCGGTTCGAGTCCTTTATACGACCCCGACTATTTTGATGGGCCTCACGGTAAAATAGGAACTTTGATTGGTTCGGAGTTAGTACAAGTAGTTAAGTCACGCTACCGCACTCTCAAATCACCCCAATTTTGGGCTTTAGGAGGTCTATCTTCTGGGGGATGGGGTGCATTAAATATCGGGTTACGCTATCTCAACAACTTCAATATCTTTTTTAGCCATAGTGGTTATTTTACTGATAGTAGTGGCCCACAAAATAGCCCCCAACAAATTGTTCAAAGGCTGTCACTTGACGATAGAAAACGCTTGCGTATTTATTTAGACGCAGGGGCAAACGATACGGATTTTTTAGCTTCAACAAAAGCATTTCATCAAACATTAAATCAGTTGGGTATTGCTAATGTTTTCTACTCATTTCCAGGCGGACATGGTTTATCAGGTGTTGATATAGGCTGGAACTACTTTCACAAACATCTTAAAGATTCACTGGCTTATGTAGGAGAACAGTTTAATAATTCAAAAATAAAATGA
- the fghA gene encoding S-formylglutathione hydrolase, with protein MTDLKLISEYKSFEGKLGFYSHASAACNGEMRFSVYQPPQAATKTVPVLYFLSGLTCTEENFIVKAGAQRYAAEYGLMLVAPDTSPRNTGIAGEDDEWDFGTGAGFYVDATEEPWRSHYQMYSYIVQELPAVIAANFSIQPDKQGIFGHSMGGHGALVCALRNPNIFKSVSAFAPIVAPMACPWGQKAFSRYLGNNQGSWRDYDASELVQKLGYHSQILIDQGTADKFLAEQLLTDIFAQACAVVNQPLNLRYQTGYDHSYYFIASFIEDHIRHHAIALTK; from the coding sequence GTGACTGACCTAAAACTTATTTCAGAATATAAAAGCTTTGAGGGAAAACTCGGCTTTTATTCTCATGCTTCTGCTGCTTGTAACGGTGAAATGCGTTTCTCTGTTTATCAACCACCGCAAGCAGCAACAAAAACTGTACCAGTGCTTTATTTTCTCTCTGGTTTGACGTGTACGGAAGAAAATTTTATAGTGAAAGCTGGTGCGCAGCGTTACGCGGCTGAGTATGGTTTAATGTTGGTTGCGCCAGATACTAGCCCACGCAATACTGGAATTGCAGGTGAGGATGATGAGTGGGATTTTGGTACAGGTGCAGGTTTTTATGTAGATGCGACGGAGGAACCTTGGCGATCGCACTACCAAATGTATAGTTATATTGTGCAAGAATTACCTGCTGTAATCGCCGCTAACTTTTCTATACAACCAGACAAACAAGGTATTTTTGGTCACTCGATGGGTGGACATGGGGCGTTGGTTTGTGCTTTACGCAACCCCAATATCTTCAAATCAGTTTCGGCTTTTGCACCTATTGTTGCACCTATGGCTTGTCCTTGGGGTCAAAAAGCTTTTAGTCGTTATTTAGGCAATAATCAAGGAAGTTGGCGTGATTATGATGCTAGCGAATTAGTGCAGAAGTTGGGTTATCATAGTCAAATTTTGATTGACCAAGGTACGGCTGATAAATTTTTAGCTGAACAATTGTTAACAGATATATTTGCCCAAGCTTGTGCAGTAGTTAACCAACCGCTTAATTTACGTTACCAAACTGGCTATGACCACAGCTATTATTTTATCGCCAGTTTTATAGAAGACCACATCCGCCATCATGCGATCGCTTTAACAAAGTGA
- a CDS encoding phosphatidylglycerol lysyltransferase domain-containing protein, whose translation MSNISKTQLGLWSAAILTAVVGVVNLLSSVTPNLYGRNHWLKEFLPFDIRASGHIFAALTGFILLTLATNLLRRKRVAWILTIGILVISIISHLLKGWDYEESILSGVLLVQLILMRHVFTAQSDRPSVAQGVRVLMGALLFTLAYGTVGFYLLDGKFTENFNWSEAVLQTLAMFFTEDNLGLQPKSKFGEFFANSIYIIAASTMTFAVIMLLQPVLSRNTATASEQRKAKEIVQQYGRSSLAALTLLSDKSYYFSPSGLSVIAYVPKGRGAIALGDPIGPIEDRMEAIVSFREFCQRNDWYPAFYQTLPDDLELYTSLGFKVLKIGEEAIVDLKSFTLQGKAGKNFRPSINRLTKLGYQINFHQPPITHELLQQLKPVSDEWLRMVQGSEKRFSLGWFDEAYLRVCEIAVVMNPNGQIDAFTNLLPEYQLNEATIDLMRHRQSMENGTMDFLFTSLLQHFKDQGYDSFNFGLSALAGVGEKPESRRLEKGLRYLYEHLNRFYNFQGLHSYKEKFHPSWEGRYLVYPSLTSLPDVVVALIRADSGDRLLDYFQPGA comes from the coding sequence ATGAGTAATATATCTAAAACTCAACTAGGACTTTGGAGTGCGGCTATTCTAACTGCTGTGGTTGGAGTAGTTAATTTATTATCATCAGTCACACCTAATTTATATGGTAGAAATCATTGGTTAAAAGAATTTTTACCATTTGATATTCGTGCTAGTGGTCATATATTTGCTGCATTAACAGGATTTATTTTATTAACACTTGCTACTAACTTACTACGGCGAAAACGAGTTGCTTGGATTTTAACTATAGGTATATTAGTTATTTCTATAATAAGTCATTTATTAAAAGGATGGGATTACGAAGAAAGTATCTTGTCTGGGGTTTTATTAGTACAGTTAATCTTGATGCGTCATGTTTTTACAGCACAATCTGACCGTCCTTCGGTGGCGCAAGGTGTGCGTGTATTAATGGGTGCGTTGTTATTCACCCTGGCTTATGGCACAGTAGGATTTTATTTATTAGATGGCAAATTCACCGAAAATTTTAATTGGAGTGAAGCCGTCTTGCAAACCTTAGCAATGTTTTTTACAGAAGATAATTTGGGTTTGCAACCAAAGAGTAAATTTGGAGAGTTTTTTGCCAATTCTATTTATATAATTGCTGCCAGTACAATGACATTTGCGGTGATCATGCTTTTACAGCCAGTATTATCGCGTAATACTGCTACTGCAAGTGAGCAAAGAAAAGCAAAGGAAATAGTCCAGCAGTATGGACGTTCTTCTTTAGCAGCTTTGACCCTGTTGAGTGATAAAAGCTATTATTTTAGCCCTTCTGGTCTTAGTGTCATTGCTTATGTTCCCAAAGGTAGGGGTGCGATCGCCTTGGGTGATCCCATCGGCCCCATTGAAGACAGAATGGAAGCTATCGTTAGTTTCCGAGAGTTTTGTCAACGTAATGATTGGTATCCAGCTTTTTACCAAACTTTACCCGATGACCTAGAATTGTACACTTCTCTAGGGTTTAAGGTTCTCAAAATCGGTGAAGAAGCGATCGTGGATCTCAAGAGTTTTACTTTGCAAGGGAAAGCTGGTAAAAACTTTCGTCCATCGATTAACCGTTTAACTAAATTAGGTTATCAAATTAATTTCCATCAACCACCAATTACTCATGAATTATTGCAGCAACTCAAACCCGTGAGTGATGAATGGTTAAGAATGGTGCAAGGTTCAGAAAAACGCTTTTCTCTGGGTTGGTTTGATGAAGCTTACCTCCGGGTATGTGAGATTGCTGTAGTCATGAATCCCAATGGTCAAATTGATGCTTTTACCAATCTCTTACCGGAGTATCAACTTAACGAAGCCACGATTGATTTGATGCGTCATCGCCAGTCAATGGAAAATGGGACAATGGATTTTCTCTTCACTTCCCTATTACAACACTTTAAAGACCAAGGTTACGACAGCTTTAACTTTGGTTTGTCTGCATTGGCTGGGGTGGGTGAAAAACCAGAATCAAGGCGATTAGAGAAGGGATTGCGCTATCTTTACGAACATTTAAACCGTTTCTATAATTTTCAAGGCTTACATTCCTATAAAGAGAAATTTCACCCATCTTGGGAAGGACGTTATTTGGTTTACCCCAGCTTAACGTCCTTACCCGATGTAGTTGTGGCATTGATTCGCGCAGATTCAGGCGATCGCCTCCTTGATTATTTCCAACCAGGAGCGTAA
- the glgP gene encoding alpha-glucan family phosphorylase has product MSHKSANTAALHLSEKLPFSLKRLADLAYNYWWSWSGDRLALFQAIDPQEWERCGHNPVAILESVSYERLTQLAEDPFYLKQVAALAKEFDQYINQKDTWVSRVAPQVTHENPIAYFCAEFGIHESLAIYSGGLGILAGDHLKSSSDLGVPLVGIGLLYRQGYFRQRLSRHGWQEDYYIDNPFHRMPIELIKNEQGEPLTIQLEIRQRQVKVQIWCVQVGRVSLYLLDSDRPDNDPIDRWLTGHLYGGNIETRIAQEVVLGIGGVRALQALGIKPSVYHLNEGHAAFCTLEIARLEIERTGKSFYDIEASVRNSCVFTTHTPVPAGHDVFSPDLIDSFFAHYWPQLRLSREQFLALGARRLGDPWEPFGMTVLALRMSRACNGVSELHGQVSRKMWTVLYPQRSEDKVPIGYITNGVHAPTWTAPLLADLYDQYLGADWRTRAVDPQMWAKVDDIPDEELWSRHQILKERLVAYTRYKVRKAREQRGEDSRLIQASDSLLDPKILTIGFARRFSPYKRGDLILRDAQRALRIFSNPERPVQIVFAGKAHPADEEGKRIIQRLMEWCHNSGIINRVAFIEDYDIYTGQKLVQGVDVWLNNPRRPLEASGTSGQKVCFNGGINCSVLDGWWCEGYQATPEGKGTNGWAIGEDAHTSDQELQDRIDSLSLYQLLEEEIVPLYYDQDAQGIPHRWVQMMKASIKTNAPLFNTDRMIADYVSQVYVPEIATTVQPILAKVLL; this is encoded by the coding sequence ATGTCTCATAAGAGTGCAAATACAGCAGCTTTACATTTAAGTGAAAAGTTACCTTTTTCCCTCAAACGCCTAGCAGATTTAGCTTATAACTATTGGTGGAGTTGGAGCGGCGATCGCCTAGCATTATTCCAAGCAATTGATCCCCAAGAATGGGAACGCTGTGGACATAACCCAGTAGCAATTTTAGAGTCGGTCAGTTACGAACGCCTCACCCAGTTAGCGGAAGACCCCTTTTATCTCAAACAGGTTGCAGCTTTAGCTAAAGAGTTTGACCAATATATCAATCAAAAAGATACATGGGTGAGTCGAGTTGCGCCACAAGTTACCCATGAAAACCCCATTGCTTATTTTTGTGCAGAATTTGGTATTCATGAATCCCTAGCAATTTACTCTGGTGGTTTGGGAATTTTGGCAGGGGATCACCTGAAATCATCATCGGATTTGGGTGTACCTCTGGTGGGTATTGGCTTGCTGTACCGCCAAGGTTATTTTCGTCAACGTTTGAGCCGTCACGGTTGGCAAGAAGATTACTATATCGATAATCCCTTCCACCGGATGCCAATTGAGTTGATTAAAAATGAGCAAGGGGAACCACTGACAATTCAGTTGGAGATTCGCCAGCGCCAAGTCAAAGTGCAGATTTGGTGCGTACAAGTAGGACGAGTAAGTTTATATTTACTAGATAGCGATCGCCCAGACAATGATCCCATTGACCGTTGGCTAACCGGACACTTGTACGGCGGTAACATAGAAACCCGCATCGCCCAAGAAGTAGTCTTAGGAATTGGCGGTGTGAGGGCGTTGCAAGCCTTGGGAATCAAACCTTCCGTCTATCACCTCAACGAAGGTCACGCCGCCTTCTGTACCTTAGAAATCGCGCGTTTAGAAATCGAACGCACAGGTAAATCCTTCTACGACATCGAAGCCAGCGTCCGCAATAGTTGCGTATTCACCACCCATACACCCGTTCCCGCAGGCCATGATGTCTTCTCCCCAGACTTAATTGATTCGTTCTTCGCCCATTACTGGCCGCAGTTACGCCTTTCCCGCGAACAATTTTTAGCATTAGGTGCAAGAAGACTGGGTGATCCTTGGGAACCCTTCGGGATGACAGTGTTAGCACTGCGGATGTCTCGCGCTTGTAACGGTGTGAGTGAATTGCATGGACAGGTATCCCGCAAGATGTGGACAGTGCTTTATCCCCAACGGTCGGAAGATAAAGTACCCATCGGCTATATCACCAATGGCGTACACGCTCCCACTTGGACAGCGCCACTGTTAGCAGACTTGTATGACCAATATTTGGGTGCAGACTGGAGAACGCGCGCCGTTGATCCCCAAATGTGGGCGAAGGTAGACGACATTCCCGACGAGGAACTGTGGTCACGACACCAGATTCTTAAGGAAAGATTAGTCGCCTATACCCGTTATAAAGTCAGGAAAGCACGGGAACAACGGGGTGAAGATTCAAGGCTAATTCAAGCGAGTGATAGTCTACTTGACCCCAAAATCCTTACCATTGGCTTTGCCAGACGCTTCAGCCCCTACAAACGTGGGGATCTCATCTTACGTGATGCACAACGGGCGCTGCGGATTTTTAGCAACCCCGAACGTCCTGTGCAGATAGTATTTGCAGGGAAAGCCCATCCAGCCGATGAAGAAGGTAAGCGGATTATTCAACGCTTAATGGAGTGGTGTCATAATTCCGGCATTATCAACCGCGTCGCCTTTATTGAAGACTACGACATTTACACCGGACAAAAGCTAGTGCAAGGAGTTGATGTGTGGTTAAATAATCCCCGCCGTCCTCTGGAAGCATCTGGGACAAGTGGACAGAAAGTCTGCTTTAACGGTGGAATTAATTGCAGTGTCCTTGATGGTTGGTGGTGTGAAGGTTATCAAGCCACACCAGAAGGTAAAGGAACCAATGGTTGGGCAATTGGGGAAGATGCCCACACTAGCGACCAAGAATTGCAAGACCGCATTGATTCGCTATCGCTGTATCAGTTATTAGAAGAGGAGATTGTGCCTTTATACTATGACCAAGATGCACAAGGTATTCCTCACCGTTGGGTGCAAATGATGAAAGCATCAATTAAGACGAATGCACCGTTATTTAATACGGATAGGATGATTGCTGATTACGTTTCTCAAGTGTATGTGCCGGAAATAGCTACTACTGTGCAGCCGATTTTGGCTAAGGTGCTGTTGTAG
- the aroC gene encoding chorismate synthase has translation MGNTFGHLFRITTFGESHGGGVGVVIDGCPPRLEISAEEIQLELDRRKPGQSKITTPRKEADTCEILSGVFEGKTLGTPISILVRNKDTRPQDYDEMAQKYRPSHADATYDAKYGIRNWQGGGRSSARETIGRVAAGAIAKKILRQVANVEVIGYVKRIKDLEGVVDPNTVTLEQVESNIVRCPDEELAERMIDLIEQTGRQGDSIGGVVECVARNVPKGLGEPVFDKLEADIAKAVMSLPASKGFEIGSGFAGTVLTGFEHNDEYYIDENGEIRTITNRSGGIQGGISNGENIILRVAFKPTATIRKEQKTVTREGEETLLAAKGRHDPCVLPRAVPMVEAMVALVLCDHLLRHHGQCQLF, from the coding sequence ATGGGTAATACTTTTGGACATCTGTTTCGCATCACTACTTTTGGTGAGTCACACGGTGGAGGTGTGGGGGTTGTGATTGATGGTTGTCCCCCACGACTGGAAATTTCTGCTGAGGAGATTCAACTAGAGTTAGACAGGAGAAAGCCAGGACAGAGTAAGATTACAACGCCTCGTAAAGAAGCTGACACCTGTGAGATTTTGTCTGGGGTATTTGAGGGTAAAACTCTGGGGACACCAATCTCGATTTTGGTGCGAAATAAAGATACTCGTCCGCAAGATTACGATGAGATGGCGCAAAAGTATCGTCCTTCCCATGCTGATGCTACCTATGATGCTAAATACGGGATTCGTAACTGGCAAGGTGGGGGTAGATCCTCGGCGCGTGAGACAATAGGGAGAGTAGCCGCAGGTGCGATCGCTAAAAAAATTCTCCGTCAAGTTGCTAATGTAGAAGTTATTGGTTACGTCAAGCGCATCAAGGATTTAGAAGGTGTGGTTGATCCCAATACCGTCACCTTAGAACAAGTAGAAAGTAACATCGTGCGCTGTCCTGATGAGGAATTGGCAGAACGCATGATTGATTTAATCGAACAAACTGGCAGACAAGGCGATTCTATTGGTGGTGTGGTAGAGTGCGTAGCGCGAAACGTACCTAAAGGTTTAGGTGAGCCTGTATTTGATAAATTAGAAGCAGATATTGCTAAAGCTGTGATGTCTCTCCCTGCAAGCAAAGGCTTTGAAATTGGCTCAGGTTTTGCCGGCACTGTGTTAACAGGATTTGAGCATAACGATGAATATTACATTGATGAAAATGGAGAAATTCGCACAATAACTAACCGTTCTGGTGGGATTCAAGGTGGTATTTCTAACGGTGAAAATATTATTTTGCGAGTAGCATTTAAACCAACAGCGACAATTAGAAAAGAGCAAAAAACAGTCACCCGTGAAGGCGAAGAAACCTTACTAGCAGCCAAAGGCAGACATGATCCCTGCGTTCTACCCCGTGCAGTCCCAATGGTAGAAGCAATGGTAGCTTTGGTTCTTTGCGACCATTTATTACGCCACCACGGGCAGTGTCAGCTTTTTTAA
- a CDS encoding DUF5872 domain-containing protein, producing the protein MTKKKPEEKYTDPELREEIKEEIKESDKGGKPGQWSARKSQMLVREYEKQGGGYKESQKDESAKSLEKWSEQDWQTEEGETRARDGKVTKRYLPKEV; encoded by the coding sequence ATGACTAAGAAAAAACCGGAAGAAAAATATACTGATCCAGAATTACGCGAAGAAATTAAAGAAGAAATAAAAGAATCAGATAAAGGTGGTAAACCCGGACAATGGTCTGCGCGTAAAAGCCAAATGTTAGTGCGAGAATATGAAAAACAAGGTGGAGGTTATAAAGAATCCCAAAAAGATGAATCAGCTAAGTCTTTAGAAAAATGGTCTGAGCAAGATTGGCAGACCGAAGAAGGAGAAACACGCGCCCGTGATGGTAAAGTAACTAAACGTTATTTACCTAAAGAAGTGTAG
- a CDS encoding lysylphosphatidylglycerol synthase domain-containing protein has product MFKNIRFNLSYLLSLLLLALCIWAIANELRAYNYQDILHSLTSIPKRRLSWAIGLTILGYSVMVGYDILGFYYVGHTLSWPKIALTNFISSAFSNTIGFALLTGSAIRYRFYTAWGVPVVALTQIIAFVNFTFWLGMLTLAGLIFLTNPLPIPTQLYLPFSTVRPLSFIFISLLVIYLLGSIFIRQTLTIRGHVFRFPTFLISLTQIAISSLDWVFAAAVLYVILPINFRLSYPDFLGVYLLAMLAAVISNIPGGLGVFETVILLLLSSKISAAAILGSLLAYRGIYYFLPLLLAGGLLSLFEMKHRKTI; this is encoded by the coding sequence ATGTTTAAAAATATCCGATTTAATCTCAGTTATTTATTGAGTTTATTATTATTGGCACTTTGTATATGGGCGATCGCTAATGAATTACGAGCCTACAATTATCAGGATATTCTGCACTCATTAACCTCCATTCCCAAACGGCGATTGAGTTGGGCAATAGGATTAACTATTCTTGGTTATTCAGTAATGGTGGGTTATGATATTTTGGGTTTTTACTACGTTGGTCACACCCTATCGTGGCCTAAAATTGCTTTAACTAACTTTATTAGCTCTGCTTTCAGTAACACCATTGGCTTTGCTTTATTGACTGGCAGTGCTATTCGTTACCGATTTTATACTGCTTGGGGAGTACCAGTAGTAGCGCTCACCCAAATAATTGCTTTTGTGAATTTTACCTTTTGGTTAGGAATGCTTACACTTGCTGGGTTAATTTTCCTAACTAATCCTTTACCAATTCCTACCCAACTATATTTACCTTTTTCTACAGTACGTCCCTTGAGCTTTATTTTTATTTCTTTACTCGTTATCTACCTATTAGGCAGTATCTTCATTAGGCAAACATTAACAATTCGTGGTCATGTCTTCCGTTTTCCCACCTTCTTGATATCTCTAACTCAAATTGCTATTTCTAGCCTTGACTGGGTTTTTGCCGCTGCAGTTCTTTATGTCATACTGCCTATTAATTTCAGGTTGTCTTACCCTGATTTTTTAGGAGTTTATTTGCTGGCTATGCTGGCAGCAGTTATTAGTAATATTCCTGGGGGTTTGGGAGTATTTGAAACTGTCATCTTGCTCTTACTTTCTTCTAAAATTTCGGCAGCAGCAATTTTAGGTTCACTGTTAGCTTATCGCGGAATTTACTATTTTCTGCCGCTATTACTAGCAGGAGGCTTATTAAGCCTTTTTGAAATGAAACATAGAAAGACAATTTAA